The Streptomyces sp. NBC_00483 genome contains the following window.
GAAGGCGAGGCCCGTCCACGTCCGCCACTGCTCCAGCGATCCGGACACGGTCATCGAGGCGGGCGCCACCTTGTCGATGACGGCGCCCGCGCGGGCGTGCACGCGCAGCCATGGGTCGGCGGGCAGCCCGTCCGACTCCCTTACGCGGTACGCGTATGCGCTCATCGGGGTCGCGGGCTCCAGGTGCTTGGCGCTCGGCCGGACCGGCGCGACGACCTCGTGAAAACCCCGGGCGCGCGCGTTGTCCCGCATCGCCGCGAGCATCCGCCCGGACAGTCCCTTGCCCTGCATCCCGGGCACGATGGTGATCTCGATCGCGCTGACGGTGTCCGGGGCGAGTCCGGCCGCGCGGTCGGCGAAGGCCCACGTCAGCACCTGGTCCCAGCCCCGGTCGGGCAGTTGCCCGCGCCCCTCGGCGCGCAGCGCGAACGGCACGCTGAAGCCCCGGGCCACGACGGCCCCTTCGGCGTCGGTGGC
Protein-coding sequences here:
- a CDS encoding N-acetyltransferase — encoded protein: MSTHPATPDGLTVTTLAERPELVGPLWAMPDNWPVFVPHDPVGALLMHRVRDELPEYVLVATDAEGAVVARGFSVPFALRAEGRGQLPDRGWDQVLTWAFADRAAGLAPDTVSAIEITIVPGMQGKGLSGRMLAAMRDNARARGFHEVVAPVRPSAKHLEPATPMSAYAYRVRESDGLPADPWLRVHARAGAVIDKVAPASMTVSGSLEQWRTWTGLAFDTAGPVEVPGALVPVHCEPEGGYAVYVEPNVWMRHAL